The Amycolatopsis methanolica 239 nucleotide sequence GGATTTGGGTTTGTGGGCCAGCTGCGCGAGCAGCCATCGCAGCGCGAGCAGGCCGGCGAGGATCGCCCCAGCGACGGTGGCGTAGTACGCCCAGGTGGGCGGGGCGGCGGTGCCGGGCACGAGTGGCGCGTCGGGGTCGATCACGGTCAGCGCGCGGAAATGCGTGGCCAGGGTGAGGGAGCCGACGGCGATCAAGAGCAGGCCGAACAGTATGAGCAGGCTGCGGTTGAGGCGGGCGGGTCGGTTGAGGCTGGGCATCACCGGCTCCTCGGGGCCTTGACGACGACCTTGAGTTTCGGCGGCGTGGCGGGCTGGATCTGCTCGAGCCGCTCGGTCAGCGCGCTGCGGACCGCACCGTCGAGGCCGTCGGGCTTGGCGCGGTCGGTGCGCACGACGGCAGCCACCGTGCGGCGGTGAAGCTTCAGCTTCGCGTGGGCGACACCGTCCACTGTGGATGCCGCGGCCCGCAGCGTGCTGAGGTAGCTGCGTCGACACACGCCCGCGTCAACGTCGTCCGCGTTCGCTTTCAGGGGCAGGACGGTAAGCGCGCCGGGCAGGATCGCGGCCAGTAACAGGACCAGGCCCAGCACCGCGACGACCAAACCGGCGATCGCCACTGGAAGGTCGGTCCACTGCAGATCGTGCAGGGTGCGGGCAGCGGTGTCGTAGCTGAGCCACGGCTGCTCACCGAGCAGGGTCTGGATCGCGGAGACGGCGACGACGACCGCGGCGGCGAGCAGCGCCAGGGCGGTCAGTGCCGCGGGAACACTGCGGCGGGGTCGGCGTTTCACTGCACCCTCCTCGCGGTGGCGGTGTTGGTGTGCAGGGCGGAGACGGTGATGTCGACCCGGGTGACCGGCAGGCCGGTCAGCTCCGCCACGCGGCGCCGCAGGTGGCGGCGGGCGGCGTCTGTGGTGGCCGCG carries:
- a CDS encoding DUF6286 domain-containing protein, yielding MKRRPRRSVPAALTALALLAAAVVVAVSAIQTLLGEQPWLSYDTAARTLHDLQWTDLPVAIAGLVVAVLGLVLLLAAILPGALTVLPLKANADDVDAGVCRRSYLSTLRAAASTVDGVAHAKLKLHRRTVAAVVRTDRAKPDGLDGAVRSALTERLEQIQPATPPKLKVVVKAPRSR